The DNA segment ACGGAGATACAAACAATCCAAATATTCTAAGCAATGTTTTAAAAAAGATAAAAGAAAATTTACAAAACATTGAATCTGATAGCAAAACCGCAACTATAACAATATCTGTTGAAAACCCTGTAGAAAAAAGAGAAATTTTACGAAGATTAAAAGAGATGGGGCAGAGTGCTGATTTCAGCTTTAACGATGAGCTTTTAAAGATAAAGCTAACTGCGGTATTTGCACTGCTTTTCGAGGATGAGGAGATTATAAAGCATATTGTTCAAAATGAGATAAAAGACAAATCGTTGCAAGATAGGCTCATGCTAAAATCTCTAACGCCAAAGCAAAAGCTGGGTAAATTTTTAGAATTTGCAAATAAGCATAGCAATCTAGCCTCTCTCGCAATAGACATGATAAGCAAGATACTAAAATCTTAAAGGCAAGGAGTGAATAAAAAATCATAAATTTATTTTTACCGATAAGAAATGCAAGCAAAAAATAAAAATAAGGATGAAAAAATGAAAAATACTAAAATTTTATGTAAGGCTGCAATAGTAGGAGGTTTGCTTTTAGGAACAGGCGGGCTTTATGCCGTCGAAGCGCCAAAGATAAGCCTTAAACAATCGAAAAATATGATGGATATGATGGTAAATGTACTTTCTATTGTCTCTACTGACAATGATACCAAAATCAATGATATCATAGTAAATAGGGGCAACTGTCCTATTGAGAAGTATGGTGGGGTAGATTATGAAAAAGCGAAGGCTTATGCCGATAAATATCCTGAAAACGCAAAGATAGCTACAAAAGAAGAACAAAATCGTTCGTTTTTTTCTGATAAATATCCCGTCTTTTTGGATGATCATAAATTTGTGTTGTATTTATATACAAAAGATGGCAATAGCGTGATGGCAAAGCCTGGTGTTCGTAAAAACGATAAAAAAACGGAAGCATACCTAGATAGCTTAACGGACGAAGCTCGAGAAATATATGAGAATAAACTTCCCGTAGTGAAAAATTTTGGAGAGAGATTTGATATAGAGCTTGGTTGTTCATTTAACGATGTGCTAGAGATCGTCATAAGCACTGATGGCGGTGATTTTAAATATGAGACAAACAAGTAGGGGGTAAAAAATGAAAAGAATAATACTTTTGGCTGTTGCGCTGATGGTTGCGAGTTCAAATGATAAAATTTGCGAAACCAAGCTGGATAAAATGCAGGGCTGTGTCATAAAAGAGTATCAGGGTAAAGTCCTGGTAAAAGAAACTCCGTATAAAAATAACAAAATAAACGGTATCGTAAAAGAGTACTATCCAAGCACGGGAAAGCTTAAATTTATGGATACTGTCGAGGATGATATATCTAACGGTGAGCAAAAAGAATTTTATGAAAATGGACAGCTGCTCTACTCTATTTTTTACAAAAATGGCAAACTAATAGATGGGATAAGTAAAACTTTTTATGCCAATGGCAAGATAAGGTCTGAAATAAATACTATTGATGGCTTTTTTGACGGAGAAACAAAAGTGTATAAAGAAAATGGTAAACTAATCTTAAAGCTTGATTTTAAAGATGGCAGGCCATTGGGTGGCAAATGTGCCAACAATAATGTGGCTGTGCCAGCTGCTGCGTGGGAAATGCACCCTGATGTATTTCGAATAGCAAGACTTTGCGAGCAAAATTTTCTATTCTAGCAATTTTGGTTAAATTTAATCGTGGAGCTCGACTTGGCTTTACGATTAAACCATATTTTCAAACTAACTAAAAACCCGAAAAATGCCCAAATTTATCAATTTTTTGCTACAATAAGAAGTTTTGAACTTTTACTATTTAGGAGAAATTTCTATGAAAAAAGAAGACATAAAAGAGCTGATCGAGTTTTTTAACGAGATGGATATGAACCGCATAAAAGTAAAAAGCGGGGATTTTGAGGTCGAGCTAGAAAAATTCGCCGACTGCTGCGAGCTGCCAAAGCCCGTCGTCCAAGCTCCCGCCCCGACTCCGACTCCGGTAAACGTTGTGGTAAACTCAGAAGTCAAAGCTCCTGCTAATTCCCCTAAAGACAGCATAAAATCGCCTATGGTGGGCACTTTTTACGCCGCTCCCAGCCCGGGCGCCGCACCGTTTGTTAAAGTCGGTCAGCGCGTGAGAAAGGGCGATGTGGTAGGCATCATCGAAGCGATGAAGATAATGAACGAGATCGAGGCCGAATTTGACTGTCAGATCAGCGAGCTGCTCGTTTCCGACGGTCAGCCCGTGGAGTTTGGTTTGCCGCTATTTGGCGTGGAGAAAAATTGATGGAAATAAAAAGAATTTTAATCGCAAATCGCGGCGAAATCGCGCTGCGAGCTCTGCGAACGATAAAAGAAATGGGCAAAGAAGCCGTCGTCGTCTATTCGACCGCCGACAAAGACGCGCTTTACGTCAGATATGCCGACGTGGCGATCTGCATCGGTAAGGAGCGCTCAAGCGACAGCTACCTAAATATCCCGGCCATAATCAGCGCGGCTGAAATCAGCGAAGCCGACGCGATATTTCCGGGCTATGGATTTCTCAGCGAAAATCAAAATTTCGTAGAAATTTGCTCGCATCACAAGCTAAAATTTATAGGACCTAGCGTAGCTGCGATGGCGCTGATGAGCGACAAAAGTAAAGCAAAGCAGATGATGCAGCGAGCGGGCGTGCCCGTGATCCCGGGCTCTGACGGCGCCGTAGCCGACACTAAGGCCGCAAAAGAGCTAGCTAAGCAGATCGGCTATCCTGTCATCCTAAAAGCCGCAGCCGGCGGAGGCGGACGAGGTATGCGCGTGGTCGAGTGCGAAGAGGATATAGAAAAGGCGTTTTGGTCGGCGGAGAGCGAAGCGATGAGCGCGTTTGGCGACGGAACTATGTATATGGAAAAATACATCCTAAATCCGCGCCACATCGAGGTTCAGATCATCGGCGACAGCCACGGTAACGTCCTGCATATCGGCGAGCGCGACTGCTCTATGCAGCGCCGCCACCAAAAGCTGATCGAGGAGAGTCCTGCGATCCTGCTAGACGACGACACTCGCGCCAGACTGCACGAAACGGCGATCCGTGCGGCAAAAGCTATCGACTACGAGGGAGCGGGAACGTTTGAGTTTTTGGTCGATAAGGATCTAAATTTCTACTTCATCGAGATGAATACGCGCCTACAAGTCGAGCACTGCGTGAGCGAAATGGTAAGCGGCCTGGATATAATCGAGCTAATGATAAAAGTAGCCCAGGGCGAGGCGCTACCGCCGCAAGAAAGCATCACGCTAAAAGGCCACGCCATCGAGTGCCGCATCACGGCCGAGGATCCAAATACGTTTACGCCAAGTCCAGGCAAGATAACAAAATACGTCTGCCCCGGCGGCCGAAACGTGCGTATGGATAGCCACATCTATCAGGACTACTCGATCCCACCGTACTACGACAGTATGATCGGCAAGCTCATCGTCTGGGACACCGATAGAAACAGAGCCATCCACAAGATGAAGGTGACGCTCGAGCAGCTCATCATCGGCGGCATCAAGACCACGCGCGACTTTCACATCGCGATGATGGAGAACAAAGACTTTATCAACAACAACTATGATACCAACTACCTCTCTCGTCGCTAAATTTGCGGCTAGGGCGAGGCTATTGCGCGCCGAAGCGAGTTTAAATTTGCTTTGGCGTATATAAATTTTAACTTCAAATTTTTATTATTTAAAACCCGCTCGCAGATAAAATTTAAATCTAAATTTATCGGCACCCCCCCCCGCAAAAACACTAATTTTATTTTCAGTAATCGCAAGTCCTCTAAACCGTTAAATTTGCCTTTATTTAAAAATATCAAGGATTAAATTTAACTCGTCTATTATGGGTAAAAGCTATGAAATTTCCTTTTTGATCTGTTTTGCGTCTTCTAAGTTCGGCGGTATTGAAAAGAGCGTCGTCTCAAATCTATTTTCCGCTCCGATTAAAAATAGATAAAATTTATCATCCATAAACGCAGCGCTTACTCCCATATCTCCTGCAAATTTTATCTTTAACTCTCTCAAATGCGCCATAAACGCAGGCGTCAAAAGATATCTTGCCTCTACTTTATCATCCGTAAAAACTCTAAATTCATCGTTAAAAAGAGTATCATCCATCCGCTCTTTTTCGCCTAAAAATTTAGTATTTAGCGTGCGGCTCGCGACTATAGTTTGTCCGCTAAATTTCTTGTAAAACTCGCAGACTAAAACCGAGCCGCTAAAGGCCTGTATATCTTTCATCATCTTCCATACAAAAACTACCGCGGATAGCAAATTTAGCGTCGCCGAGTCGCCTAGTTTTAGTTTGGCGTCCCTGGGTATGCTTATAGCTTCGCTAAGATTAAATTTGACGCCGTTATGCGTTCCGCTGATTTGATCTTCGGCGTGAATTCATCCG comes from the Campylobacter rectus genome and includes:
- a CDS encoding toxin-antitoxin system YwqK family antitoxin, whose protein sequence is MKRIILLAVALMVASSNDKICETKLDKMQGCVIKEYQGKVLVKETPYKNNKINGIVKEYYPSTGKLKFMDTVEDDISNGEQKEFYENGQLLYSIFYKNGKLIDGISKTFYANGKIRSEINTIDGFFDGETKVYKENGKLILKLDFKDGRPLGGKCANNNVAVPAAAWEMHPDVFRIARLCEQNFLF
- the accB gene encoding acetyl-CoA carboxylase biotin carboxyl carrier protein, whose product is MKKEDIKELIEFFNEMDMNRIKVKSGDFEVELEKFADCCELPKPVVQAPAPTPTPVNVVVNSEVKAPANSPKDSIKSPMVGTFYAAPSPGAAPFVKVGQRVRKGDVVGIIEAMKIMNEIEAEFDCQISELLVSDGQPVEFGLPLFGVEKN
- a CDS encoding acetyl-CoA carboxylase biotin carboxylase subunit, with translation MEIKRILIANRGEIALRALRTIKEMGKEAVVVYSTADKDALYVRYADVAICIGKERSSDSYLNIPAIISAAEISEADAIFPGYGFLSENQNFVEICSHHKLKFIGPSVAAMALMSDKSKAKQMMQRAGVPVIPGSDGAVADTKAAKELAKQIGYPVILKAAAGGGGRGMRVVECEEDIEKAFWSAESEAMSAFGDGTMYMEKYILNPRHIEVQIIGDSHGNVLHIGERDCSMQRRHQKLIEESPAILLDDDTRARLHETAIRAAKAIDYEGAGTFEFLVDKDLNFYFIEMNTRLQVEHCVSEMVSGLDIIELMIKVAQGEALPPQESITLKGHAIECRITAEDPNTFTPSPGKITKYVCPGGRNVRMDSHIYQDYSIPPYYDSMIGKLIVWDTDRNRAIHKMKVTLEQLIIGGIKTTRDFHIAMMENKDFINNNYDTNYLSRR
- a CDS encoding DUF3137 domain-containing protein; translated protein: MKDIQAFSGSVLVCEFYKKFSGQTIVASRTLNTKFLGEKERMDDTLFNDEFRVFTDDKVEARYLLTPAFMAHLRELKIKFAGDMGVSAAFMDDKFYLFLIGAENRFETTLFSIPPNLEDAKQIKKEIS